A single region of the Candidatus Protochlamydia amoebophila UWE25 genome encodes:
- a CDS encoding tetratricopeptide repeat protein — translation MPAEFINNLSQLLKFTFEPIETAVIPPKKTHEGHTYVKIGEIKTNSSTWVRVAYAIKGIAAMAFACLLLPLLFPSFRFYLSHSWSQFWNSSKNTNIYLKDTSRSSQVSGLNGVSQVTSLYPPFLGTNILAQEAKKLEKQGRYFEAGLFYQKCLEIDPKNAPLRVEYAEVLKKQGEEHTKELRKLYEEGIKLAPNSKTLLFNHAKFDVEDKEAERDYKKALEKNPDNVDLRITYAKLLIKRYKNSKSTLLDDGERIRDEVLDIYKTGLQRQPHHPLLLLKYAKFLIMHLNQTQEAVDWYQNAQVDSSNIDFHTSYANILPRYLQEMAQEIYQRCLDQQPNNVHLLLRYAEFLQNQFWHANNDKIIFYGERALAISPDSVEVYFRYGNLLSVIDPAKAQVIYQTGLDLQPDNLKLLGKSFHDETENALNESIHRYQKGLAINPKNTELRIAAYSHLACRTSQQKILHFLEEGLDLQPCDQILLEEYKFACDQLHQPEKAIERYQRAFEIDSDNHYFLTEIIQNSDENQQVKLIEKAIKRQPDNPQNLITYGYLLYAKIQQADVIDEKLINLCLSQFRKAAKLAPTNGCLRTKYAQALFYFEKTSEAVEQYKRMINLGIPLSRESRAKYIEALEELKLEKEIEIYYQTFLQNNPNFFLHEEYIEWLTCQDRMQDALNELEKTLNYHIQYDKYVYLLHHILINNGRIRREEVDETCENYLLGKIAEQPQNTILKWFLARFLEEKNQFNTAIEQCKEILKLHPHLSKIQAKYVDLLEKNENWDDLEAYAESLDQNHSQDTSTIFRIISILKYENEIERVIRLYEKVRPILSNAQLEDYEDCLLRGDNRTVAVEALHKFKCKKYPSVENFQSYGTFLYTSDKSDEEKANIYFRLLSASDECMQSGIKNLYIEILQKLNKQKDLQNFLERLCKKYPTIDSLEYYMDYLRDWANPDEHKLTQIQNILIELYKIELDNSNMRANYLEHSGLRSRYFNLLSITGQEDKICNYFKKEDEYYQHAYLTQPQLIKSYGLMLNDWSKYLKEEEQFFLIQKSADLLAQALEKADAQLYLDLKNIFPNQLLKLNKLDEIEAFYQKGLVLNPDSIPMRLDYAKYLKNRHNFEKSLDEFLLIIEKEKTSWTWYATNISTYYLEAAHILDQLNRLDEAASYYKKYEKLSRHQTDEKYQEFKRKQSNLLDCAVDLP, via the coding sequence ATGCCTGCTGAGTTTATTAATAATCTTAGTCAATTATTGAAATTTACATTCGAGCCAATAGAAACGGCAGTCATTCCTCCAAAAAAAACTCATGAAGGCCATACATATGTTAAAATAGGGGAAATCAAAACCAATTCTTCCACATGGGTGCGTGTAGCCTATGCCATCAAGGGAATTGCCGCTATGGCTTTTGCTTGTCTATTGTTACCTTTATTATTTCCTTCTTTTCGTTTTTATTTAAGCCATTCCTGGAGTCAATTTTGGAATAGTTCTAAAAATACCAATATTTATTTGAAAGATACTAGTAGATCTTCACAAGTTAGTGGGCTTAATGGTGTTAGTCAAGTAACATCGCTATATCCTCCTTTTTTGGGCACAAACATTTTAGCGCAAGAAGCAAAGAAACTTGAAAAGCAAGGAAGATATTTTGAAGCAGGCCTTTTCTATCAAAAATGTCTAGAAATTGATCCTAAAAATGCTCCTTTGCGAGTTGAATATGCGGAAGTATTAAAAAAACAAGGGGAAGAACACACAAAAGAATTGCGAAAGTTATATGAAGAAGGGATAAAGCTTGCGCCTAACAGTAAAACTCTCCTTTTCAATCATGCTAAATTTGATGTTGAAGATAAAGAGGCGGAAAGAGATTACAAAAAAGCTTTAGAAAAAAATCCTGACAATGTAGACCTGCGAATTACGTATGCAAAGTTGTTAATAAAACGCTATAAAAATTCAAAATCTACTTTGCTAGATGATGGAGAAAGAATTAGGGATGAAGTACTCGATATTTACAAAACAGGCTTACAACGGCAGCCGCATCATCCACTTCTGCTTCTAAAATATGCGAAATTTTTGATAATGCATTTAAATCAAACTCAAGAAGCGGTGGACTGGTACCAAAACGCACAAGTCGATTCTAGTAATATCGACTTCCACACGAGTTATGCAAATATATTGCCTAGATATCTTCAAGAAATGGCTCAAGAGATTTATCAAAGATGTCTGGACCAACAGCCAAATAACGTGCATTTACTTTTAAGGTATGCAGAATTTTTGCAAAACCAATTTTGGCATGCAAATAATGATAAAATAATATTTTATGGTGAACGAGCATTAGCGATTAGTCCAGACTCTGTAGAAGTTTATTTTCGTTATGGAAATTTATTATCCGTAATCGACCCGGCAAAAGCTCAAGTCATTTATCAAACAGGTTTAGACTTACAACCTGACAATTTAAAGCTTCTTGGTAAATCCTTCCATGATGAGACAGAAAATGCACTTAATGAATCTATCCATCGTTATCAAAAAGGTTTAGCAATAAATCCTAAAAATACTGAACTTCGCATCGCTGCATATTCTCATTTAGCTTGTAGAACGAGTCAACAAAAAATTCTCCATTTTTTGGAAGAAGGTTTGGATTTGCAACCGTGCGATCAAATTCTTTTAGAAGAGTATAAATTTGCTTGCGATCAATTACATCAGCCTGAAAAAGCTATTGAAAGATATCAGAGAGCATTTGAAATTGATTCAGATAATCATTATTTTCTCACGGAAATTATCCAAAATTCAGATGAAAATCAACAAGTAAAGTTAATTGAAAAAGCCATCAAAAGACAACCAGACAATCCGCAAAACTTAATCACTTATGGATATTTATTATATGCCAAAATTCAACAAGCAGATGTCATTGACGAAAAACTAATAAACTTATGCCTTAGTCAATTTAGAAAAGCTGCCAAATTAGCGCCGACAAACGGATGTTTAAGAACGAAATATGCTCAAGCTTTATTCTACTTTGAAAAAACTAGTGAGGCTGTTGAACAATATAAAAGGATGATCAATTTAGGCATACCTCTTTCTAGAGAAAGCCGAGCAAAATACATTGAAGCTTTAGAAGAGTTGAAGCTAGAAAAGGAGATTGAAATTTATTATCAAACTTTTTTACAAAATAATCCCAACTTTTTTCTTCATGAAGAATATATTGAATGGTTAACTTGCCAAGATCGAATGCAAGATGCGTTGAATGAACTGGAAAAAACTTTAAATTATCACATACAGTATGACAAGTATGTGTATTTACTACACCATATTTTAATTAATAATGGCAGGATAAGACGAGAAGAAGTAGATGAAACATGTGAAAATTATTTATTAGGAAAAATAGCAGAGCAACCACAAAATACCATTTTAAAATGGTTTTTAGCGCGCTTTTTAGAAGAAAAAAATCAATTTAATACAGCAATTGAACAATGCAAAGAAATTTTAAAATTGCATCCTCACCTTTCAAAAATCCAAGCTAAATATGTGGACCTTTTAGAAAAAAATGAAAATTGGGACGATTTAGAAGCGTATGCAGAAAGTTTAGATCAAAATCATTCTCAAGATACTAGCACGATTTTTCGAATCATTAGTATTTTAAAATATGAAAATGAGATAGAAAGAGTGATTCGATTATACGAAAAAGTACGACCTATTCTATCGAATGCTCAGTTAGAAGATTATGAAGATTGTCTCTTAAGAGGCGATAATAGAACCGTTGCTGTTGAAGCCTTGCACAAATTTAAATGTAAAAAATATCCTTCTGTAGAGAATTTTCAATCTTATGGAACTTTTTTATATACTTCAGACAAATCAGATGAGGAAAAAGCTAATATTTATTTCAGATTACTCTCTGCTTCTGATGAATGCATGCAAAGTGGCATAAAAAATTTATATATTGAGATACTACAAAAGCTTAATAAACAAAAAGATCTTCAAAACTTTTTAGAAAGACTTTGCAAGAAATACCCTACAATAGACTCTTTAGAATATTACATGGATTATTTAAGAGATTGGGCTAATCCTGATGAACACAAGCTTACTCAAATTCAAAATATTCTTATTGAGCTTTACAAAATAGAATTGGATAACTCCAACATGCGAGCCAATTATTTAGAACATTCTGGTTTACGAAGTAGATATTTTAATTTGCTAAGCATAACAGGACAAGAAGATAAAATTTGTAATTATTTTAAAAAAGAAGATGAATATTATCAACATGCCTATCTGACTCAACCGCAACTAATAAAAAGTTATGGTTTAATGCTCAATGACTGGTCAAAGTATTTAAAAGAAGAAGAACAATTTTTCTTAATTCAAAAATCCGCGGATTTATTAGCTCAAGCCCTGGAAAAAGCAGATGCGCAACTTTATTTAGATTTAAAAAATATTTTTCCCAACCAATTACTAAAATTAAATAAATTAGACGAAATCGAAGCTTTTTACCAAAAAGGATTAGTGTTAAATCCCGATTCTATTCCCATGCGATTGGATTATGCGAAATATTTAAAAAACAGACACAACTTTGAAAAATCCTTGGATGAATTCCTTTTAATTATTGAAAAAGAAAAAACATCTTGGACCTGGTATGCTACGAATATATCTACTTACTATCTAGAGGCTGCTCATATATTAGATCAATTAAATAGATTGGACGAGGCGGCGTCCTATTATAAGAAGTATGAAAAGCTTTCTCGACATCAAACAGATGAAAAATATCAGGAATTTAAAAGAAAACAATCAAATTTACTTGATTGTGCAGTAGATTTACCTTAA